A window of the Vigna angularis cultivar LongXiaoDou No.4 chromosome 3, ASM1680809v1, whole genome shotgun sequence genome harbors these coding sequences:
- the LOC108325267 gene encoding uncharacterized protein LOC108325267: MKTKTLHKHRHQHHRPHPERQTVMGFLLVFFPEHTIAAKTKTKTKTKTNLFCSSSSSSLRRRSTINTLLSKAQSTLSICLFLLFTTLLLFTLSTFQPSTPHKPYTPHNSSNDAVSPALQRLGTLYRRGTRAMNHLLLCHVSHDTPLPHLRLFLRLLHRSGLTSKSDVVFILPSSSPSFASLLHDENNSFLSLVTLHARLNSTRPSDSTFDVSPFLNSPGRGEALWGVKIRSFSNSSESKFTRASYGSVLSFNVDELDPENSLAGFLDRVPLSLRRWACYPMLLGRVRRNFKHVMLVDVNSVLIFNDPLGRFRNRSPDSVFVFPKRGRNSQRTQSRRPVNSAVLMGGARGIRRVSQATLVEIVRAAVRKNSVSDSAILSQLASNEFVLKNVDLIVASEPLPEPSSFTFGTTSFSDHLIIQRGVGNSDLNYIVNNQICSSVIDSFVYSDCQQSKN; the protein is encoded by the coding sequence ATGAAAACCAAAACCCTACACAAACACCGACACCAACATCATCGGCCACACCCAGAGAGACAGACAGTCATGGGTTTCCTCCTCGTTTTCTTCCCAGAACACACCATTGCTgcaaaaaccaaaaccaaaaccaaaaccaaaaccaaccttttctgttcttcttcttcttcttctctcaggAGAAGAAGCACCATCAACACCCTTCTCTCCAAAGCCCAATCTACACTCTCCATATGCCTCTTTCTCCTCTTCACCACCCTCCTACTCTTCACCCTCTCCACATTCCAACCCTCCACCCCCCACAAACCTTACACTCCCCACAACTCCTCAAACGACGCCGTTTCCCCCGCACTTCAACGCTTGGGCACCCTCTACCGCCGGGGCACCCGTGCCATGAACCACCTCCTCCTCTGCCACGTCTCCCATGACACCCCCCTCCCCCATCTCCGCCTCTTCCTACGACTCCTCCACCGCTCCGGCCTCACCTCCAAATCCGACGTCGTTTTCATCCTCCCCTCTTCCTCTCCCTCCTTCGCTTCCCTTCTTCACGACGAGAACAACTCCTTCCTTTCCCTTGTCACTCTCCATGCCCGCCTCAACTCCACCCGCCCCTCCGACTCCACCTTCGACGTTTCTCCCTTCCTGAATTCCCCCGGAAGAGGAGAGGCCCTCTGGGGGGTTAAAATTCGAAGCTTTTCTAATAGCTCCGAGAGTAAGTTCACTCGGGCGAGTTACGGCTCGGTGCTGAGTTTCAACGTCGACGAACTCGACCCGGAGAATTCTCTCGCTGGCTTCCTAGACCGAGTTCCCCTCAGCTTACGACGCTGGGCGTGTTACCCCATGCTGCTCGGGCGAGTCAGGAGGAATTTCAAGCATGTCATGCTCGTGGACGTTAACAGCGTGTTGATTTTCAACGACCCACTCGGGCGATTCAGGAATCGGAGTCCCGACTCGGTTTTCGTTTTCCCTAAACGCGGTAGGAACTCGCAGAGAACTCAGTCTCGTCGCCCTGTCAACTCGGCAGTGTTGATGGGCGGTGCCCGCGGGATCCGGCGCGTTTCCCAGGCGACTCTGGTGGAAATTGTGCGAGCCGCGGTGCGCAAAAACTCGGTTTCAGACTCGGCCATTCTGAGTCAACTCGCTAGCAACGAGTTCGTGTTAAAGAACGTGGATTTGATCGTGGCGAGCGAGCCGTTACCGGAACCGAGTTCGTTCACATTTGGCACGACGTCGTTTTCGGATCATTTGATAATTCAGCGGGGTGTGGGTAACTCTGATCTAAATTACATTGTTAATAACCAAATATGTTCTTCTGTGATTGATTCTTTTGTTTATAGTGATTGTCAACAATcgaaaaactag